Proteins encoded within one genomic window of Dyadobacter chenhuakuii:
- a CDS encoding phage integrase SAM-like domain and Arm DNA-binding domain-containing protein: MLSKTFTLLFYLKRRSNYSGGKLPIYMRCTTNRSRFELAVKRDCDPEKWNSSSGRVIGTKQDVRSLNAYLDSLQTKVYEVHRTLIDSRKEVTAESIKNLLLGIDDRPKMILEVFREHNKEMHALIEKDFARSTYNRYEAALRNVEEFFLFKYKVSDVSLDKLDYGLISAYAFYLKGKRNISHNTTMRYLVYFKKIVLLCVKNGWVARDSFFAFSMAKLEVDRRPLDDTELAAIAKKKFANERLRKGSGHFHFLLLHRAFLRGRSEIEEVGSY; this comes from the coding sequence ATGCTTAGTAAAACATTCACTTTGCTCTTTTATCTAAAGAGACGCAGCAACTACTCAGGTGGTAAATTGCCGATTTACATGCGTTGCACCACAAATCGATCAAGATTTGAATTAGCAGTAAAAAGGGATTGCGATCCAGAGAAATGGAATTCCTCATCGGGAAGGGTAATTGGCACGAAACAGGATGTGCGAAGTTTAAATGCTTACTTGGATAGCTTGCAAACGAAGGTCTATGAGGTTCACCGAACATTGATCGATTCCCGCAAAGAAGTAACAGCAGAGTCGATAAAAAATCTGTTATTAGGCATCGATGATCGTCCTAAAATGATCCTAGAAGTATTCCGGGAACATAACAAGGAGATGCATGCGCTAATAGAGAAAGACTTTGCGAGAAGTACTTATAACCGTTATGAAGCTGCGTTGCGAAATGTTGAGGAGTTCTTCCTTTTTAAGTATAAGGTCTCGGACGTAAGTCTCGATAAATTGGACTACGGATTGATCTCGGCCTATGCTTTCTATTTGAAAGGGAAAAGGAATATTTCCCACAATACTACAATGAGATACCTCGTGTATTTCAAAAAGATCGTACTGCTTTGCGTTAAAAATGGATGGGTTGCCCGCGACTCTTTTTTTGCTTTTAGTATGGCAAAACTTGAAGTGGATCGGCGACCGCTAGATGACACTGAACTTGCAGCGATTGCCAAAAAGAAGTTTGCGAATGAACGTCTGCGGAAAGGTTCGGGACATTTTCATTTTTTGCTGTTACACCGGGCTTTCTTACGTGGACGTTCAGAAATTGAAGAGGTCGGAAGTTATTGA
- a CDS encoding NUDIX hydrolase: MSEKLTDSHKYKLWKGKLETNGLDIHRVDELYSRRNGKGEVLFSLLYTDATTPEGNKIPPICFLKGEVVSVLICFIDIASREKYLLLVQQRRICDGSMTFEHPAGMLDSESDAAAVAAREVFEETGIQVDKEQLVKVNDQPFYPSTGTSDEAMYMFYCELELSSEAIQSYHNQTQGLLSDHEYINTQVVPFAEGHKLITNVNGILLNYLYLKGVGDWDLLMQL; this comes from the coding sequence ATGAGCGAAAAGCTTACAGATTCTCATAAATACAAGCTTTGGAAAGGCAAGCTCGAAACGAACGGTCTGGACATTCACCGCGTAGACGAACTTTACAGCCGCAGAAACGGCAAAGGAGAAGTTCTGTTCTCATTGCTCTACACCGACGCAACAACGCCCGAAGGCAATAAAATTCCACCGATATGCTTCCTGAAAGGCGAAGTGGTTAGCGTCCTGATTTGTTTTATTGACATTGCAAGCCGGGAAAAATACCTGTTGCTCGTTCAGCAGCGGAGAATTTGCGACGGCTCTATGACGTTTGAACATCCGGCCGGAATGCTCGACAGCGAAAGCGATGCGGCGGCTGTTGCAGCAAGGGAAGTTTTCGAGGAAACTGGCATACAGGTTGATAAGGAGCAGCTCGTAAAAGTAAATGACCAACCCTTTTACCCATCCACGGGCACCAGCGACGAGGCCATGTATATGTTCTACTGTGAGCTCGAACTTAGCTCCGAAGCCATCCAGTCTTATCACAACCAAACGCAAGGATTACTGTCGGATCACGAATACATCAACACCCAGGTTGTCCCATTTGCAGAAGGCCACAAGCTGATAACAAACGTGAATGGCATTTTACTTAATTACCTGTATCTCAAAGGCGTCGGGGATTGGGATCTTTTAATGCAGCTTTAA
- the glgB gene encoding 1,4-alpha-glucan branching protein GlgB yields the protein MAKLTDKKKTDSTTDPTENKVDVARDHGLNAVETVSRFTDFDIHLFRQGKHFKLYEKLGSHVMDYKGVTGTYFAVWAPNAANISVIGNFNGWNNATHVLAPRWDSSGIWEGWIPDVGVGEVYKYYIVSQNGGAQEKSDPFALWCEVAPRTASIVWDTWYEWGDSDWMKVRKEKNKLNAPISVYEVHLGSWQRDPSDPERYLTYKEIAVTLVPYVKEMGFTHVELMPIMEHPYPPSWGYQITGYFSCASRMGTPQELMYLIDQLHQAGIGVYVDWVPSHFPGDAHGLFRFDGTSLYEHEDPRKGYHPDWKSYIFNYGRNEVKSFLISNAIFWLDRYHTDGLRVDAVASMLYLDYSRKHGEWIPNEFGGRENLEAIALLREMNVAAYTEFPDIQTIAEESTAFPGVSRPVFVGGLGFGMKWMMGWMNDTLKYFEKDSAFRRWHQDQLTFSLVYAFSENYMLPFSHDEVVYGKKSLINKMPGDEWQKFANLRLMFTYMFTHPGTKLMFMGCEFGQTSEWNFEQSLDWHLLDNPNHNGMKLCVTALNKLYRTEPAMYDFSFSHDGFEWIDTQDRENSVLVFARKGTDPSQNLVVVLNLTPIPRKGYRVGVLTAGSWQEIFNSDQAEFQGSGVVNVGPVTSEAHQWHGKSNSVILDLPPMGAIVLKKSAPARSI from the coding sequence ATGGCTAAGTTAACTGATAAAAAAAAGACAGACTCGACTACTGATCCCACTGAAAATAAGGTGGACGTCGCACGGGATCACGGGCTGAACGCAGTAGAAACTGTTAGCCGTTTTACTGATTTCGATATTCACCTTTTTCGGCAGGGCAAGCACTTCAAGCTCTACGAGAAGCTGGGCTCTCACGTAATGGATTATAAGGGCGTAACCGGAACCTATTTCGCAGTCTGGGCGCCCAATGCCGCTAATATATCGGTTATCGGGAATTTTAATGGCTGGAACAATGCCACGCATGTGCTGGCACCCCGATGGGACAGCTCGGGGATTTGGGAAGGCTGGATCCCGGACGTTGGCGTAGGAGAGGTTTACAAATATTATATAGTTTCCCAAAACGGCGGCGCACAGGAAAAATCAGATCCGTTTGCCCTATGGTGCGAAGTTGCGCCGCGGACGGCATCTATAGTTTGGGATACCTGGTATGAATGGGGAGATTCGGACTGGATGAAAGTCCGCAAGGAAAAAAACAAGCTGAATGCGCCAATTTCCGTTTATGAGGTGCATTTGGGTTCCTGGCAACGGGACCCTTCGGATCCTGAAAGATACTTGACCTATAAAGAAATTGCGGTAACGCTGGTTCCTTATGTAAAGGAAATGGGCTTTACGCACGTGGAACTGATGCCGATTATGGAGCATCCTTATCCGCCTTCCTGGGGCTATCAGATTACCGGTTATTTTTCATGCGCATCCCGGATGGGAACGCCCCAGGAACTGATGTATCTGATCGACCAGCTTCACCAGGCTGGAATCGGCGTTTACGTGGATTGGGTCCCTTCCCATTTTCCAGGCGACGCGCACGGACTTTTCCGTTTCGACGGCACATCTCTTTATGAGCACGAAGATCCGCGAAAAGGCTATCATCCTGACTGGAAAAGCTACATTTTCAATTACGGACGCAATGAAGTAAAGTCGTTTCTGATCAGTAACGCAATTTTTTGGCTGGATCGTTATCATACCGACGGTTTGCGGGTGGATGCCGTGGCATCTATGCTTTATCTCGATTATTCAAGAAAGCACGGCGAATGGATCCCGAACGAGTTTGGCGGAAGGGAAAACCTGGAAGCCATTGCATTACTAAGAGAAATGAATGTTGCCGCCTACACGGAATTTCCTGACATTCAGACCATAGCAGAAGAGTCAACCGCATTTCCGGGCGTTTCCCGTCCTGTTTTTGTTGGCGGACTTGGTTTTGGGATGAAATGGATGATGGGCTGGATGAACGATACATTAAAGTATTTTGAAAAGGACTCCGCATTCCGCAGATGGCACCAGGATCAGCTGACATTCAGCCTGGTGTATGCTTTTTCTGAAAACTATATGCTGCCATTTTCTCATGATGAGGTGGTTTATGGCAAGAAATCGCTGATTAATAAAATGCCCGGCGACGAATGGCAGAAGTTTGCCAATCTGAGATTGATGTTCACCTATATGTTCACGCATCCGGGAACAAAACTGATGTTCATGGGGTGCGAATTCGGTCAGACATCCGAGTGGAATTTTGAACAAAGCCTTGACTGGCATTTGCTCGATAATCCAAATCATAACGGCATGAAACTGTGCGTAACAGCGCTAAACAAGCTGTACAGAACCGAACCGGCCATGTATGATTTCTCTTTCTCGCACGACGGGTTCGAGTGGATCGATACGCAGGACAGGGAAAATTCAGTGCTTGTATTTGCCAGAAAAGGCACGGATCCGAGCCAAAACCTGGTTGTAGTGCTGAATCTGACACCAATTCCACGCAAAGGTTACCGCGTAGGCGTGCTCACAGCAGGCAGCTGGCAGGAAATATTCAACTCTGATCAGGCTGAATTTCAGGGCAGTGGGGTTGTTAACGTAGGTCCTGTAACCTCAGAAGCACATCAATGGCATGGCAAAAGCAATTCCGTCATCCTGGATCTGCCGCCTATGGGAGCCATCGTTCTCAAAAAAAGTGCACCGGCACGAAGCATATAA
- the budA gene encoding acetolactate decarboxylase, with protein MYQYSIIDALMAGVFDGDLTIGNLKPKGDFGVGTFNKVDGELIMLEGKVYKMSSDGSVKEVPDSDSTSAAFVKFFKADTTIFLKEPNLTYEKLQERLIEKLNANTIYAIKITGTFSKMTTRAASPAKPPYTTLPAHLGEHQKLFNYNNTTGTCVGFLLPPYLARTNVPGFHLHYIADDLKAGGHIFKFDTDAVTVEIDFAKGFTIENNTNAEFLNVNLKPDRGAELKKIE; from the coding sequence ATGTATCAATACTCTATTATTGATGCGCTGATGGCCGGTGTGTTTGATGGCGACCTTACCATCGGAAACCTGAAACCGAAAGGTGATTTCGGCGTGGGTACATTTAATAAAGTGGATGGCGAGTTAATTATGCTCGAAGGTAAAGTTTACAAAATGAGCTCAGACGGCAGTGTGAAGGAGGTTCCCGACAGCGACAGCACCTCTGCCGCATTTGTCAAATTTTTCAAAGCAGATACGACGATCTTTCTGAAAGAACCGAATCTGACTTACGAAAAATTGCAGGAGCGTCTCATAGAGAAATTGAACGCCAACACCATTTACGCAATTAAGATCACCGGAACATTCTCGAAAATGACCACCCGGGCCGCCAGTCCGGCGAAACCACCCTATACTACGCTGCCGGCCCATCTGGGTGAGCATCAGAAACTTTTCAACTACAATAACACAACCGGCACATGCGTTGGATTTCTGCTCCCGCCCTATCTGGCCAGAACCAATGTTCCGGGATTTCATTTGCATTATATTGCGGACGATCTCAAAGCTGGGGGACATATTTTCAAATTTGATACAGACGCAGTAACCGTTGAAATTGATTTTGCCAAAGGATTTACAATTGAAAATAACACCAATGCGGAGTTCTTGAATGTAAACCTAAAACCCGACCGCGGTGCTGAACTTAAAAAAATCGAGTAA
- a CDS encoding alpha/beta hydrolase, which translates to MHSLSKTLLFYLTLTVVSIGSAHAQVTYFADILGNGFKQATIVQPADYEGSVTCTIIKKQTPEKSNKAVLYVHGFNDYFFQEEMAERYIQEGYNFYAVDLRKYGRSFLANQKFNNVRDLSEYFADIDTVLSVMKAEGSEKILLSGHSSGGLIISLYAAERNGKEMFDAILLNSPFFDLNVKSVLKKTAIPVIVKRAEKHPETTISAGLSPLYGESLHKDAHGEWTYNLGWKPHIAPPVNFGWIRAIHLGQLKLSQGLQIDKPVLVLHSAKSIDEKKWSDVMFTGDAVLNVEEIARQAQNIVGQYSIQAIQGGMHDLILSRKPVREEVYSTIFNWAKRNVK; encoded by the coding sequence ATGCATTCTTTATCAAAAACCCTGCTCTTCTATTTAACCCTGACCGTCGTCAGTATCGGTTCCGCACACGCACAGGTCACCTATTTTGCTGATATACTGGGCAATGGTTTCAAACAGGCGACCATTGTGCAACCTGCTGATTACGAGGGCAGTGTAACGTGCACCATTATTAAAAAACAGACCCCTGAAAAAAGCAACAAGGCCGTGCTTTACGTGCATGGTTTCAACGACTATTTTTTCCAGGAAGAAATGGCGGAGCGCTACATTCAGGAAGGCTACAACTTTTACGCCGTTGATCTACGCAAATACGGGCGCTCTTTTCTGGCCAATCAAAAGTTCAACAATGTCCGCGACCTGTCCGAGTATTTTGCTGATATCGACACCGTTTTAAGTGTTATGAAGGCCGAAGGATCGGAGAAAATCCTCCTCAGCGGCCATTCATCGGGTGGATTGATCATTTCGCTTTACGCAGCAGAGCGGAATGGGAAGGAAATGTTTGACGCGATTTTATTAAACAGTCCGTTTTTTGATTTAAATGTAAAATCCGTTTTAAAGAAAACCGCAATTCCTGTCATTGTAAAACGCGCGGAAAAGCACCCCGAAACGACCATTAGCGCAGGGCTAAGTCCCTTATATGGAGAAAGTTTGCATAAAGACGCACATGGTGAATGGACTTACAATCTGGGCTGGAAACCGCATATTGCCCCACCCGTTAATTTCGGCTGGATAAGGGCTATACATTTGGGCCAGCTCAAATTATCTCAGGGACTGCAGATCGACAAACCTGTGCTGGTTCTTCACTCGGCCAAATCGATTGACGAGAAGAAATGGAGCGACGTCATGTTTACCGGCGACGCAGTGCTGAATGTAGAGGAAATCGCGCGGCAGGCGCAGAATATTGTGGGTCAATACAGCATTCAGGCGATCCAGGGCGGCATGCATGACCTCATTCTCTCGCGGAAACCCGTGCGGGAGGAAGTGTATTCCACCATTTTCAATTGGGCAAAACGCAATGTGAAATAG
- a CDS encoding HAD family hydrolase has product MQISDLKILFFDIGGVLLSNGWGHESRILAAEKFGLDYKEMDQLHNFIFNVYEVGSINLDQYLDTVIFNHPRDFVREDFKEFMYSQSVELPGMLAWLKEWKKDCGFRIISINNEGKELNDYRVQKFKLHTCFDAFISSCEVKMRKPDPRIFELAMGIAQATPSQCVYFDDRIMFANMAKKLGLRAFHHTGFESTKEILEDLKKERFERV; this is encoded by the coding sequence ATGCAAATCAGTGACCTAAAAATTCTCTTCTTCGATATTGGCGGCGTATTACTCAGCAACGGATGGGGGCATGAATCCCGCATCCTGGCCGCAGAGAAATTCGGGCTGGATTACAAGGAAATGGACCAGCTTCATAATTTCATTTTTAATGTCTACGAAGTTGGCAGCATTAATCTGGATCAATATCTGGACACGGTGATCTTCAATCATCCCAGGGATTTTGTACGCGAAGATTTTAAGGAATTTATGTATTCGCAATCCGTGGAGCTTCCCGGAATGCTCGCCTGGCTGAAAGAATGGAAAAAGGACTGCGGCTTTCGCATTATATCAATCAATAACGAAGGCAAGGAATTGAATGATTACCGCGTCCAGAAATTCAAATTGCACACCTGTTTCGACGCCTTCATCTCATCCTGCGAAGTAAAAATGCGCAAACCCGACCCACGGATATTTGAACTGGCCATGGGCATAGCGCAAGCCACGCCGAGTCAATGTGTGTATTTCGACGACCGGATCATGTTCGCTAATATGGCAAAAAAGCTCGGGTTACGAGCTTTTCACCACACGGGTTTTGAATCAACCAAAGAGATTCTGGAAGATTTAAAAAAAGAACGCTTTGAACGCGTTTAA
- a CDS encoding DinB family protein has protein sequence MENKLFATAYIRELEAEYTSTKKCLERIPESAYGFKPHPKSMEMGYLTLLVAEIPLWVAVMVEEGEIDFLTFKHLETRERNAVLRHYDESIQRAKTALQNATEESLAKEFRLLNNGHLLYAQPMIEAIGSTINHWVHHRGQLTVYMRLNDIAVPSIYGPSADDKSFG, from the coding sequence ATGGAAAACAAACTTTTTGCGACTGCCTACATCCGGGAGTTGGAGGCAGAGTACACTTCCACTAAAAAGTGCCTGGAAAGAATTCCTGAATCAGCTTATGGTTTCAAACCGCATCCCAAGTCGATGGAAATGGGTTACCTGACGCTGTTGGTAGCCGAAATTCCTTTATGGGTGGCGGTGATGGTGGAAGAGGGCGAAATTGATTTCTTAACCTTCAAACATCTTGAAACTAGGGAAAGAAATGCCGTGTTAAGGCATTACGACGAAAGCATTCAGCGCGCAAAAACCGCGCTCCAAAATGCTACGGAGGAAAGTCTGGCGAAAGAGTTCAGGCTGTTGAACAACGGCCATCTTTTATATGCGCAACCGATGATTGAAGCCATCGGATCGACGATCAACCATTGGGTACATCACCGCGGGCAGCTCACGGTATACATGCGGTTGAACGACATTGCAGTTCCCTCGATTTACGGACCGTCTGCGGATGACAAGAGCTTTGGTTAA
- a CDS encoding M1 family metallopeptidase has product MKISGWIALLIVVLFQFGCSDQKSKLPDKGVSYQLNERRESTIDSIDYNIQLDIPSKKSEQIKGIETISFNLTALDSALVLDFNSDSTHIISVQSEGDEIEFKVANQHIIIHPEGLKKGRNTLTIGFIAGNLSLNRSDEYLYTLFVPDRASTCFPLFDQPNLKATYSLTLSVPDGWEAVSNGSLKSKTSRSGKCVFQFTQTKPISSYLFAFAAGKFFKTEKTVKGRAMTMYYRETDAAKVNRNKDEIFDLHAKSLSWLEDYTNIDYPFGKFDFVLIPSFQYGGMEHPGSIFYNEPALILDENASVNEKMARASVIAHESAHMWFGDLVTMDWFNDVWLKEVFANFMAAKIVHPSFPEINHDLRFLLAHYPGAYEVDRTAGTNPILQDLGNLKNAGTLYGAIIYMKAPIVMRQLERKIGTKLMRESLGEYLKTYAFGNARWDDLIQIIDKKTPLNIADWSQVWVKTPGMPEYQYASGEGAGKYIQKQDSVSKRTWQQPVGLKDFEISNQHYRFPNPDGTAYGYFKMDSASTDYFFQHYNQSGDSVLSKPVFRGAMLVNIWEGFLRGEGPAANQLLRNVLHTLPREKDPLLTDYLLGRLQSLWWSFLSDESRNRYQSEVEKVTWDLLNSTKDKGIKKSYFRTFKRIALSDDAYQKMESLWTKTLIIQNLTLSEEDNISLAYELAIRGKGDVKAIMQTQMDSTKNPDRKTKMQFVIPSLSQSEAERDAFFESLKKPENREKEAWVLDGLSNLHHPLRSASAIKYLRPSLDLLQEIQLTGDIFFPTRWTNTTFSGHSSREVTDIATKFLKEHPNYPYFLKNKVLQAIDMPQRAARLKR; this is encoded by the coding sequence ATGAAAATTTCTGGCTGGATTGCTTTATTGATTGTTGTTTTGTTTCAGTTTGGATGCTCGGATCAGAAGTCGAAATTACCGGATAAAGGCGTTAGTTATCAGCTCAATGAGCGGCGGGAAAGTACGATTGACAGCATTGATTATAACATTCAGCTTGATATTCCAAGTAAGAAAAGTGAGCAGATAAAAGGCATTGAAACAATTTCTTTTAACCTGACTGCGCTCGATTCGGCGCTGGTTTTAGATTTTAATTCCGATAGCACGCACATTATTTCTGTCCAATCCGAGGGCGACGAAATCGAGTTTAAAGTGGCCAACCAGCACATTATCATTCACCCCGAAGGATTAAAAAAAGGAAGAAATACATTGACGATCGGCTTCATCGCCGGTAACCTTTCCCTGAACAGGAGTGACGAATATCTCTACACGCTTTTCGTTCCCGACCGCGCTTCGACCTGTTTTCCTTTGTTTGATCAGCCCAATTTAAAGGCCACATACAGCTTAACATTAAGTGTGCCCGACGGCTGGGAAGCGGTTTCGAACGGAAGTTTGAAGTCCAAAACGTCGAGAAGCGGCAAATGCGTTTTTCAGTTTACCCAAACCAAGCCCATCAGTTCCTATCTGTTTGCCTTTGCAGCCGGCAAGTTTTTTAAAACTGAAAAAACAGTAAAGGGCAGGGCAATGACCATGTATTACCGAGAAACGGATGCTGCCAAAGTGAACCGGAATAAGGATGAAATTTTCGATCTGCACGCCAAGTCGCTTTCCTGGCTGGAAGATTATACGAACATTGATTACCCTTTTGGAAAATTTGATTTTGTCCTGATTCCCTCATTTCAATATGGCGGGATGGAGCATCCGGGTTCTATATTTTACAATGAGCCGGCGCTGATCCTGGATGAAAATGCGTCGGTGAATGAGAAAATGGCGCGGGCGAGTGTCATTGCGCACGAGTCGGCGCATATGTGGTTTGGCGATCTGGTAACCATGGACTGGTTCAATGATGTGTGGCTGAAAGAGGTTTTTGCCAATTTTATGGCTGCAAAAATCGTCCATCCAAGCTTCCCCGAAATCAACCACGATTTACGTTTTCTGCTGGCACATTATCCGGGCGCATATGAGGTAGACCGGACGGCCGGTACAAACCCCATTTTGCAGGATTTGGGTAATCTTAAAAATGCAGGGACATTATACGGGGCCATTATTTATATGAAAGCACCCATCGTAATGCGCCAGCTTGAACGGAAGATAGGAACGAAGCTCATGCGCGAGAGCCTTGGGGAATATCTGAAAACCTACGCATTTGGAAACGCCCGTTGGGATGATCTGATACAGATTATTGATAAAAAAACGCCGCTCAACATTGCGGATTGGAGCCAGGTGTGGGTAAAAACGCCGGGTATGCCCGAGTATCAATATGCTTCCGGCGAAGGAGCCGGGAAGTACATTCAAAAACAAGATTCTGTCTCGAAACGAACCTGGCAGCAGCCGGTTGGACTGAAAGATTTTGAGATTAGTAACCAACATTACCGCTTCCCTAATCCGGATGGCACTGCTTATGGTTATTTCAAGATGGATAGTGCGAGCACCGATTACTTTTTTCAACATTATAACCAATCCGGTGATTCTGTTTTGTCAAAGCCCGTTTTCCGCGGAGCAATGCTTGTGAACATTTGGGAAGGCTTCCTACGTGGCGAAGGCCCGGCAGCTAATCAGCTTTTGCGTAATGTGCTGCACACATTACCCAGGGAAAAAGATCCGTTGCTCACCGATTATTTGCTGGGGCGCCTGCAAAGCCTATGGTGGTCATTCCTAAGCGATGAAAGCAGAAACAGATATCAGTCGGAGGTTGAAAAAGTGACCTGGGATTTACTCAATTCGACAAAAGATAAGGGAATCAAAAAGTCATATTTCCGGACATTCAAACGTATTGCGCTCAGTGATGACGCTTATCAAAAAATGGAGTCACTCTGGACTAAAACTTTGATAATTCAAAACCTTACATTGTCGGAGGAAGACAATATTTCACTGGCTTATGAACTGGCTATCAGGGGAAAGGGAGATGTGAAGGCGATTATGCAGACGCAAATGGATAGCACTAAAAATCCCGACCGAAAAACGAAAATGCAGTTTGTCATTCCTTCGTTGAGTCAAAGTGAAGCTGAGCGTGATGCGTTTTTTGAATCTTTGAAAAAGCCGGAAAACCGTGAAAAAGAAGCCTGGGTGCTGGACGGGCTATCGAATCTGCATCATCCATTGCGATCCGCCAGCGCTATCAAGTACTTGCGGCCGTCGCTGGATCTGTTGCAGGAAATCCAGCTCACAGGGGATATTTTCTTCCCGACGCGCTGGACCAACACCACGTTTTCAGGACATTCGTCCAGGGAGGTGACCGACATCGCCACAAAATTCCTTAAAGAACATCCCAATTACCCTTACTTCCTCAAAAACAAGGTACTGCAGGCCATTGACATGCCGCAAAGAGCCGCAAGGTTGAAGCGGTAA